A portion of the Motacilla alba alba isolate MOTALB_02 chromosome 19, Motacilla_alba_V1.0_pri, whole genome shotgun sequence genome contains these proteins:
- the LOC119709688 gene encoding C-C motif chemokine 5-like, producing the protein MKTFTAALSVLFVVVFCHQATSSPISLNFYGPCCVGYITRPLSLSRVVKYEHTGSHCSPPAVIFTTIKDKLVCANPNDKWVQDITNQLKDNKHSG; encoded by the exons ATGAAGACCTTCACAGCAGCCCTTTCTGTACTTTTTGTGGTTGTCTTCTGCCACCAGGCCACCTCTTCTCCAA TTTCTCTCAACTTTTATGGTCCCTGCTGTGTTGGGTACATCACCAGACCATTGTCCTTGAGCCgtgtggtaaagtatgagcacACAGGCAGCCACTGCTCTCCACCAGCTGTGAT atTTACCACCATCAAGGACAAGCTGGTCTGTGCCAACCCTAATGACAAGTGGGTCCAGGACATAACAAATCAATTAAAGGACAATAAGCACAGTGGATGA